Within the Marinobacter qingdaonensis genome, the region TGATGTCGATGGACACCAGGGCTTCGGTCGGATCGATAACGATGGAGCCGCCAGAGGGCAGTTTCACTTCGCGCTGGAACGCGGTCTCGATCTGGCCTTCGATCTGGTAGCGGCTGAACAGCGGAATCTCGTCCTTGTACAGCTTGATCTTGTTCTCGAAGGTGGGCATGACCGCGCGCACGAAGTTCAGCACGTCTTCGTACACGCCGTTGGCATCGATCAGCACCTCGCCAATGTCCTGGCGCAGGTAGTCGCGCACGGCGCGGATGATGACGTTGCTTTCCTGGTGGATCAGGAAGGGCGCCTTGCGCTCACCGGCGGCCTGGGTGATGGCTTCCCAGAACTGGACCAGGTAGTCGAGGTCCCACTGCAGTTCTTCGGTGGTACGGCCGATGCCGGCGGTGCGCACGATGATGCCCATGGACTTGGGCACCTGCACGTCGCTCATGGCTTCCTTCAGCTGGGCCCGCTCTTCGCCCTCGATGCGACGGGAAATGCCGCCGGCGCGAGAGTTATTGGGCATGAGCACCAGGTAGCGGCCGGCCAGGGAAATGAAGGTGGTCAGGGCTGCGCCCTTGTTGCCACGCTCTTCCTTGTCGACCTGGACAATGACTTCCTGGCCTTCGGAGACCACATCCTTGATGTTGATCTTGCCTTCGATCTGGCCCGGAGACTTCTTGAAGTACTCCTTGGAGATTTCCTTCAGCGGCAGAAAGCCGTGGCGCTCGGCGCCAAAATCCACGAACGCGGCTTCGAGGCTGGGCTCGACCCGGGTAATGCGGCCTTTGTAGATGTTGGCTTTCTTTTGCTCGCGGGAACTGGATTCGATATCAAGGTCGAACAGACGCTGGCCGTCGACCAGTGCAACGCGCAACTCCTCAGGGTGAGTTGCATTGATGAGCATTCTTTTCATGGAAAGAAAGGGTTCCTGTCGATTGATTTTGACAGAAAACCGGAAGGGTTCGCATCAGCGAAGCTGGATGTGCGTGCCGCGGGGCTCTTTCACGTCAAGAGCAGGCCGGCGGCCAGACAAATCAGACCCTTATGGGGTGCGATTCTGTCTCTGTGAGACCACCGACGGCCCGACTGCCTGTAAGCAGCGAGAGGTCGTGTAAGGTTCGTGTCTGTTGACGCATATAATCCGTTTTCAGGTTCACTCAGGTGCCTGGGTCTCACGTCGTATTCGTAAGCTGGACGGCCCGGCCCTGTGTGGCAATGATTCTTCGCGATGTCGCCCGTCGGTTTTCCGCACGGTTTTTCCTCTCCTCCCGGGGCAGGTCATCAGCCGTCATCGGTCTGTCCTGTCTCTCCGGGAGCACTTCCTCCGCCGTTCCCCGATAGTGATTGGGCGCACGGCGTTCAAACTCTCGAATAGTGTCGGTATACTTCTGCCGCTCCGGCTTCTGACTGGAGTTGGTCAGGCCGTAGACAAACGGCAGAGCACGCCGGAATATAACAGTATTCCGTTGGCCGTTCAATGCTGCACTTATCCGTCATTAAGGAAGTTCATGTCCCGCAAGTCTGCGACCAGAAAATCCCCCGCGAAACGCCCGGGCAAAGCGGCGCCGGCGCATCCCCCCAAAACTCCGTCCAAGCCCAGGCCCAGCGGGCCCAGCGAGGTGCGCACCGGGGTCCAGTGGGTCACCGTGGATGAGGACAACGCCGGCCAGCGGGTCGACAACTTTCTACTCGCCCAATTGCGGGGCGTGCCCAAGAGCATCATCTACCGGGTGGTGCGCAAGGGCGAGGTCCGGGTCAATAAGGGGCGGGTCAAACCCGACACCCGGCTGAATGCAGGCGACCAGGTCCGCATTCCGCCCATGACCCAGAAGGAAAAGCCGGCCCAGGTCGAGCCCGGCACCCGGGTCCAGGGGGTAATGGAAGCCGCCGTGCTGTTCGAGAACGATCAGATGCTGGTGGTGAACAAGCCCTCGGGCATTGCCGTCCACGGTGGCAGTGGCCTGAGCTTTGGCTTGATTGAGGTGCTGCGCTCGGCAAGGCCGCAGACCAAGTTCCTCGAGCTGGTGCACCGCCTGGATCGCGACACCTCCGGTCTGGTGATGGTGGCCAAGAAGCGCTCGGCGCTGCGGTTCCTGCAGGACGAGCTGCGCCACAAACGCATTCGCAAGCATTACCACGCCCTGGTAGCGGGACATTGGCCGGCGGTCGTGGATCGGGTC harbors:
- the rluC gene encoding 23S rRNA pseudouridine(955/2504/2580) synthase RluC, with the protein product MSRKSATRKSPAKRPGKAAPAHPPKTPSKPRPSGPSEVRTGVQWVTVDEDNAGQRVDNFLLAQLRGVPKSIIYRVVRKGEVRVNKGRVKPDTRLNAGDQVRIPPMTQKEKPAQVEPGTRVQGVMEAAVLFENDQMLVVNKPSGIAVHGGSGLSFGLIEVLRSARPQTKFLELVHRLDRDTSGLVMVAKKRSALRFLQDELRHKRIRKHYHALVAGHWPAVVDRVEQPLLRYEMPNGERRVRVDEAGKASLTLFRCIARYQGYSLVEASPVTGRTHQIRVHSAWEGHPIAGDDKYMDDVSLKAFRAIGGQRLMLHARALEFTLPGSGEAMRLEAPYDDAFTNALAILEARSRNQ